From one Paenibacillus sp. FSL K6-1330 genomic stretch:
- the gdhA gene encoding NADP-specific glutamate dehydrogenase: MTTNISVSSPLTAAKDYVESIYNQVVARDPHEQEFHQAVREFVDSLVPVLAQHPKYREHGILERLVEPERMITFRIPWVDDQGKTQVNRGFRVQFNSALGPYKGGIRFHPSVYAGIVKFLGFEQIFKNALTGQPIGGGKGGSDFDPKGKSDQEVMRFTQSFMTELYRHIGPDSDVPAGDIGVGAREIGYMFGQYKRIRGGHEAGVLTGKGVIYGGSLARTEATGYGCVYFVQEMLASQGLSFKDSRVVVSGSGNVSIYAIEKAQQLGAHVIACSDSNGYLYDPDGINLETVKLLKERDRLRISEYVKIHPHAEYTEGCTGIWTIPCDIALPCATQNELDEEAAKTLIMNGVKAIGEGANMPSTLEAIEQFINSGVLFGPAKAANAGGVAVSALEMSQNSMRMSWTFEEVDAKLHQIMKNIYSSAVDAAEEYGVAGNLVAGANIAGFIKVADAMIAQGIV; encoded by the coding sequence GTGACTACGAATATTTCCGTTTCTTCACCCCTTACTGCCGCGAAAGACTATGTGGAATCCATCTATAACCAAGTGGTGGCTCGAGATCCGCATGAGCAAGAGTTTCATCAAGCCGTCCGTGAATTTGTAGATTCCCTCGTCCCTGTTTTAGCCCAGCATCCGAAATATCGGGAACACGGTATTCTGGAACGCCTTGTGGAGCCTGAACGAATGATCACCTTCCGTATTCCATGGGTGGATGATCAAGGCAAAACCCAAGTAAACCGCGGGTTCCGTGTCCAATTTAACAGCGCGCTGGGTCCGTACAAAGGCGGCATCCGGTTCCATCCTTCGGTGTATGCCGGTATCGTCAAATTCCTTGGTTTTGAACAAATCTTCAAAAATGCGCTCACAGGCCAGCCCATCGGCGGCGGCAAGGGCGGTTCGGATTTCGATCCGAAAGGCAAGTCCGATCAGGAAGTCATGCGTTTTACCCAGAGCTTCATGACCGAGCTTTACCGTCATATCGGACCTGATTCCGATGTGCCTGCTGGCGATATCGGTGTCGGCGCTCGCGAGATCGGTTATATGTTCGGCCAATACAAGCGGATCCGCGGCGGACATGAGGCCGGCGTTCTGACAGGCAAAGGCGTCATCTATGGCGGAAGCCTGGCACGTACGGAAGCAACCGGCTACGGCTGCGTCTACTTCGTACAGGAGATGCTGGCTTCGCAAGGCCTTAGCTTCAAAGACAGCCGCGTCGTGGTGTCCGGCTCGGGCAACGTCTCCATCTACGCGATTGAAAAAGCACAGCAGCTCGGTGCACACGTCATCGCCTGCAGTGATTCCAACGGGTACCTGTACGATCCGGACGGAATTAACCTCGAAACCGTGAAGCTGCTGAAGGAACGGGATCGCCTGCGGATCAGCGAATACGTCAAGATTCACCCGCATGCCGAATATACCGAAGGCTGCACGGGCATCTGGACCATTCCATGCGATATCGCACTTCCTTGCGCCACGCAGAATGAGCTGGATGAAGAAGCAGCGAAAACACTCATCATGAATGGTGTAAAAGCTATCGGTGAGGGAGCCAATATGCCTTCCACGCTGGAAGCGATTGAGCAGTTCATCAACAGCGGCGTGCTGTTCGGACCGGCTAAAGCCGCCAATGCAGGCGGGGTTGCCGTATCCGCGCTGGAAATGAGCCAGAACAGCATGAGAATGTCATGGACCTTTGAAGAAGTGGATGCGAAGCTGCATCAGATCATGAAAAACATCTACAGCAGTGCCGTAGATGCTGCAGAGGAGTATGGCGTAGCTGGCAATCTAGTGGCTGGTGCCAACATCGCAGGGTTTATCAAAGTGGCTGATGCTATGATCGCACAAGGTATCGTATAA
- a CDS encoding diaminopimelate dehydrogenase, with protein MKASIKVGIVGYGNLGKGVQKAIGQNPDLELVAIFTRRDPQQMPSNSGARFEHISAAEQYIGKIDVMILCGGSATDLPEQTPQLASMFNTVDSFDTHAKIPEFFEEVNKAAMGGGRVSVISTGWDPGLFSMNRLLAEAILPEGKDYTFWGKGVSQGHSDAIRRVPGVKAGVQYTVPVEEVINQIRAGETPELATREKHRRDCFIVAEEGADQEQIRQTIVSMPNYFADYDTTVTFITQEELEAEHAGMPHGGFVIRSGLTGSGNKQIVEFGLKLDSNPEFTASVLVSYARAAHRLSREGQKGAKTVFDIPLGYLSPKSAEELRSELL; from the coding sequence TTGAAAGCATCTATTAAAGTAGGGATCGTAGGTTATGGAAACTTGGGCAAAGGCGTACAGAAAGCAATCGGGCAAAATCCGGATCTGGAGCTGGTAGCCATCTTCACGCGCAGAGACCCGCAGCAAATGCCGTCCAATTCCGGTGCTCGCTTCGAGCATATATCAGCGGCAGAGCAATACATCGGCAAGATTGACGTTATGATTCTGTGCGGCGGTTCGGCTACGGATTTGCCTGAGCAAACGCCACAGCTTGCCAGCATGTTCAATACGGTAGACAGCTTTGACACACACGCGAAAATCCCTGAGTTTTTCGAGGAAGTCAACAAAGCAGCGATGGGCGGAGGCCGTGTCAGCGTCATTTCGACGGGCTGGGATCCGGGCTTGTTCTCCATGAATCGTCTGCTTGCCGAAGCGATTTTGCCGGAAGGAAAAGATTATACCTTCTGGGGCAAAGGCGTGAGCCAGGGCCACTCGGATGCCATCCGTCGTGTTCCCGGGGTGAAGGCAGGCGTTCAATATACGGTTCCAGTAGAAGAGGTTATCAACCAAATCCGTGCTGGTGAAACACCGGAGCTCGCCACGCGCGAGAAGCACCGGAGAGATTGCTTCATCGTAGCGGAAGAAGGTGCGGACCAAGAGCAGATCCGTCAAACGATTGTGTCGATGCCTAACTATTTTGCCGATTACGATACAACCGTAACTTTCATTACGCAAGAAGAGCTTGAGGCTGAGCATGCAGGCATGCCTCATGGCGGATTTGTCATTCGCAGCGGCTTAACCGGAAGCGGAAATAAACAAATTGTTGAATTTGGCCTGAAGCTTGACAGCAACCCGGAATTTACGGCCAGTGTGCTGGTGTCTTATGCAAGAGCTGCCCATCGTTTGAGCAGAGAGGGACAGAAAGGCGCCAAGACGGTGTTTGATATCCCGCTGGGATACTTATCTCCAAAATCGGCCGAAGAGCTCCGTAGCGAGCTTCTATAA
- a CDS encoding suppressor of fused domain protein: MTHEENAAGWDAIDEQLLKLYGEQEPKHYGALIPYALGGPDPLNGISAYTSNAPSPHWHMVTYGFSELYDKESDNLEESGYGFELTFRLAKGEEEEEPPAWALNLLQNMGRYVFNSGNVFRSGDYLDANGPICLGADTQLTALAFTLDPELPGMNTPNGRVEFLQMVGITREELEAMQTWNTLGVLQACADYMPQYITDLDRDSLLNVPSISEAVDRGTKQEGSNTGFLYVSQLAFEPGKKGWLSKTRATLQIGAKQAEIIGKLLQGRILKDKKLSLVGSDVRVVFEPGEESRWTAEDGDVTLVLDDRTAGEFSSRLLPQVSTFELSGLQGIRIEVLKTEIKDQEGNVVQVIG; the protein is encoded by the coding sequence ATGACACATGAAGAAAACGCCGCAGGCTGGGACGCGATTGATGAGCAGCTGCTGAAACTGTACGGGGAGCAGGAGCCGAAACATTACGGGGCTCTAATTCCCTATGCCCTTGGAGGACCCGATCCGCTGAATGGAATCAGCGCTTATACGTCAAATGCCCCAAGTCCGCATTGGCATATGGTTACTTATGGCTTTAGCGAGCTGTATGACAAGGAATCGGACAATCTGGAGGAGAGCGGTTACGGATTCGAATTGACGTTCAGGCTGGCTAAGGGGGAGGAAGAGGAAGAGCCACCGGCGTGGGCGCTAAATCTGCTTCAGAACATGGGGAGATATGTGTTTAACAGCGGGAATGTTTTTCGCTCGGGAGATTATTTGGATGCCAATGGGCCGATCTGTCTGGGTGCCGATACGCAATTGACAGCACTCGCCTTCACCCTGGATCCCGAGCTGCCGGGGATGAATACGCCGAATGGTCGGGTAGAATTCCTGCAGATGGTTGGCATCACACGTGAAGAACTCGAGGCGATGCAGACATGGAATACGCTTGGCGTATTACAGGCTTGTGCAGATTATATGCCGCAATATATAACGGATCTGGATCGGGATTCGCTCCTGAATGTACCGTCGATTTCGGAAGCCGTTGACCGAGGGACAAAACAAGAGGGCTCCAACACCGGATTTCTCTACGTGAGCCAGCTGGCTTTTGAACCGGGGAAGAAGGGCTGGTTAAGTAAAACTCGGGCTACATTACAAATAGGTGCCAAGCAGGCCGAAATTATCGGGAAGCTGCTGCAGGGCCGAATTCTGAAGGATAAGAAACTGAGCCTTGTAGGTTCGGATGTTCGGGTCGTATTTGAGCCGGGAGAAGAGAGCCGCTGGACTGCGGAGGACGGAGATGTTACCCTGGTTTTGGACGATCGAACCGCGGGTGAATTCTCAAGCCGATTGCTGCCGCAGGTCAGCACCTTCGAGCTTTCTGGCTTGCAAGGAATCCGGATTGAGGTCCTGAAGACGGAAATCAAGGATCAAGAAGGAAATGTTGTACAAGTTATCGGATAG
- a CDS encoding copper amine oxidase N-terminal domain-containing protein — protein sequence MPTTSTATKSASPKSSAAAAPQSVRIHRRAGRRMLIQFALASLIVALLVGCMTFVLDPFQFYRKATWYTPIFTSEQRYQNPGLVRNYPYDIIILGTSMTENFLPSEVGKAMGGQALKLSMRGSTADEQYKIASLALQTGKVKTVLWGLDYFALKNPDEGADDYFPEYLYDDIWWNDYKYWFNYSAYENFARGIVRTLMGGTPQNIEYLYNWNNEVSYGNDQVMNAYDRARNTEHYFGVNEEPIEEVQHHFNTYVLSLVEAYPDVEFIVYYPPYSILRQKLWQDTNPARYSNQLEMKTWMFQQLNHYGNTQVYDFQAEVDWTYDFSQFKDLSHHSQDINSRITQAVSLQDARYKMTPENAATFMERLTKQVDTVLIVGKEARSVEVRITENGEPVHFTSRKMPDETELMVPVKEAVKALGLSAAYDAGKITLSGKGSVAELTVDSTKAWGWSSQEDRKKEAAAAEITLRHAPYISEGKTMMPLLQTADLLGYQVEVKKLDQYTLQFVLEGPAS from the coding sequence ATGCCAACGACATCAACGGCCACCAAGTCGGCGTCTCCCAAGTCGAGCGCAGCCGCTGCTCCTCAATCCGTTCGTATTCATCGGAGGGCAGGGAGAAGGATGCTGATTCAGTTTGCGCTCGCTTCCCTCATTGTTGCACTGCTGGTCGGCTGCATGACATTTGTATTGGATCCCTTTCAGTTCTACCGCAAAGCGACCTGGTACACTCCGATCTTTACTAGCGAGCAGCGATACCAGAATCCGGGATTAGTCCGCAATTACCCATATGATATCATCATCCTCGGCACATCCATGACGGAGAATTTCCTGCCGTCCGAAGTGGGGAAGGCGATGGGAGGCCAAGCGCTAAAGTTATCCATGCGCGGGTCGACAGCCGATGAGCAGTACAAGATAGCGTCTCTGGCGCTTCAGACTGGGAAGGTAAAGACCGTTTTGTGGGGATTGGACTATTTTGCACTGAAGAATCCGGATGAAGGCGCGGACGACTATTTTCCGGAATATCTGTATGACGATATCTGGTGGAATGACTATAAGTACTGGTTCAATTATTCAGCCTATGAAAATTTTGCGAGAGGGATCGTCAGAACACTCATGGGAGGCACTCCCCAAAATATCGAATATCTGTACAACTGGAACAACGAGGTGTCATACGGAAATGATCAAGTGATGAATGCCTATGATCGGGCCAGAAATACAGAACACTATTTTGGCGTGAATGAAGAGCCGATCGAGGAGGTTCAGCATCATTTCAATACATATGTGTTGTCGTTGGTAGAGGCATATCCCGACGTTGAATTTATTGTCTATTACCCACCATACAGCATCCTGCGGCAGAAGCTGTGGCAGGACACGAACCCGGCCCGTTACAGCAATCAACTGGAGATGAAGACGTGGATGTTCCAGCAGCTGAATCATTACGGCAACACGCAAGTATATGATTTTCAGGCCGAAGTGGACTGGACGTATGACTTCTCGCAGTTCAAGGATCTTTCTCATCATTCCCAGGACATAAACTCCCGGATTACTCAAGCGGTGAGCCTGCAGGATGCCCGCTATAAGATGACCCCCGAGAATGCCGCGACCTTCATGGAGCGGTTAACCAAACAGGTTGATACAGTGCTGATAGTCGGGAAGGAAGCCCGAAGCGTGGAGGTACGGATTACCGAAAACGGAGAACCCGTCCATTTTACAAGTCGGAAGATGCCGGATGAGACGGAATTGATGGTACCCGTGAAGGAAGCGGTTAAAGCGCTCGGGTTATCGGCGGCATATGACGCAGGAAAAATAACTTTATCGGGTAAAGGTTCTGTCGCCGAACTGACGGTAGATTCAACGAAAGCTTGGGGGTGGAGCAGCCAAGAGGATCGCAAGAAAGAAGCGGCCGCAGCCGAAATTACGCTTCGGCATGCTCCTTATATCTCGGAGGGCAAGACGATGATGCCCCTCCTGCAAACGGCAGATTTATTGGGGTATCAAGTAGAGGTGAAGAAGCTGGATCAGTATACGTTACAGTTTGTACTCGAGGGTCCTGCATCATAG
- a CDS encoding MBOAT family protein, translating to MLFNSYPFIFIFLPITVIVYFGLNRFRYSLAAKCWLALSSLFFYSWWNISYLPLLLGSIAFNYFIGRLLQARQANSQDASFSRRGARGILICGIAGNVLLLIYYKYADFFLVNIGAATGWEVSLLNLALPLGISFFTFTQIAYLVDAYKGKASEYNIVNYVLFVTFYPHLIAGPILHHGEMMPQFDRVRGKLWDWGNAANGVFIFCIGLFKKVVIADTLAVYANAGFDSAAGFVDSWIAALSYTFQLYFDFSGYTDMAIGAALLFNIRLPQNFNSPYKALNIQDFWRRWHMTLSRFLRDYIYIPLGGNRRGEAIMLRNLVLTFLIGGLWHGAGWTFLFWGLLHGVGQVIHRFWGKLGIAMPRLLAWTITFVFITVTWVFFRAESWAQAVRLLKGMSGLSGIHLYLNDAILEPLAIIVVIAPIVLLCRNSSELSVSFRPNFKQAVVCAVLFVISLMYITRISEFLYFNF from the coding sequence ATGTTGTTTAATTCCTATCCCTTTATTTTTATATTTCTGCCGATCACGGTTATCGTATATTTTGGGTTGAATCGGTTTCGGTATAGCCTGGCAGCCAAGTGCTGGCTGGCGCTTTCTTCGTTATTTTTTTACAGCTGGTGGAATATCAGCTATCTTCCTCTTCTTCTCGGTTCGATTGCCTTCAACTATTTCATCGGACGGCTGCTGCAAGCCCGTCAAGCCAACTCCCAAGACGCTTCTTTCTCCCGGCGAGGCGCCAGAGGCATATTAATTTGTGGCATTGCAGGCAATGTGCTGCTGTTAATCTACTATAAATACGCCGATTTCTTTCTCGTTAATATAGGAGCTGCAACAGGATGGGAAGTATCTCTCCTCAATCTGGCGCTGCCGCTTGGGATCAGCTTCTTTACCTTTACCCAAATCGCATATTTGGTAGATGCCTACAAAGGGAAGGCCAGTGAGTACAATATCGTCAACTATGTGCTGTTTGTGACCTTCTATCCTCATTTGATTGCGGGACCGATCCTGCATCATGGTGAGATGATGCCGCAGTTCGATCGGGTTCGGGGGAAGCTGTGGGATTGGGGAAATGCCGCAAATGGTGTTTTTATATTCTGTATCGGCTTGTTTAAGAAGGTGGTCATTGCCGATACACTGGCGGTCTATGCCAATGCGGGCTTTGACTCAGCAGCAGGCTTCGTTGACTCCTGGATCGCTGCTTTATCGTACACATTTCAACTCTACTTTGACTTCAGCGGTTACACCGACATGGCCATCGGTGCGGCGCTTCTGTTCAATATTCGGCTGCCGCAGAACTTCAATTCACCTTATAAGGCGCTGAACATACAGGATTTCTGGCGGCGCTGGCATATGACCCTCAGCCGTTTTTTGCGGGATTATATTTATATCCCGCTCGGAGGCAACCGCCGGGGTGAAGCGATCATGCTGCGGAACCTGGTGCTGACCTTCCTGATTGGTGGTCTGTGGCACGGTGCCGGCTGGACCTTTCTGTTCTGGGGCCTGCTGCACGGTGTGGGACAAGTCATTCACCGATTTTGGGGGAAGCTCGGTATTGCGATGCCGCGTCTTCTCGCTTGGACGATCACCTTTGTGTTCATTACGGTTACCTGGGTCTTTTTCCGTGCGGAAAGCTGGGCTCAGGCTGTGCGTTTATTGAAGGGAATGAGCGGTTTGTCAGGCATCCACCTCTATTTGAACGATGCCATATTAGAGCCGCTGGCCATCATTGTTGTCATCGCGCCGATTGTGCTGCTCTGCCGGAATTCCTCGGAATTGTCCGTTTCCTTCCGTCCGAATTTCAAACAAGCCGTCGTATGTGCGGTTCTGTTTGTCATCTCTCTGATGTACATCACCCGCATTAGCGAGTTTTTGTATTTTAATTTCTAG
- a CDS encoding glucose 1-dehydrogenase, with protein sequence MQPNFSIQDKIAIVTGASKGIGYGLAQALAAAGAKVAVMARSKDSLDRLVEEISQAGGQAKAYELDVRNVEQIRTVFDQVAKDFGRLDIVVNNAGLGEGRLAEDITEDYWDEMMDVNLKGVFFCCQAAGRIMLEQGYGKIINVSSQVSVVGITEGAAYCASKGGVNQLTKVLALEWSSRGVNINAVGPTFIHTPGTAERLDSPDFRDGVLARIPAGRIGTIGDVAGAVIYLASPASDLVTGTLLLVDGGWTAQ encoded by the coding sequence ATGCAGCCTAATTTCAGCATTCAGGATAAAATCGCAATCGTGACGGGGGCCAGCAAAGGCATCGGTTATGGACTAGCCCAAGCGCTGGCAGCAGCAGGAGCCAAGGTTGCCGTCATGGCACGAAGCAAAGACTCGCTGGATCGATTGGTCGAGGAAATTTCTCAAGCAGGAGGTCAGGCCAAGGCCTATGAGCTGGACGTCCGGAATGTGGAGCAGATCCGAACCGTGTTTGATCAGGTAGCCAAGGATTTCGGCCGACTCGATATCGTGGTTAATAACGCGGGTCTGGGAGAGGGGAGGCTTGCGGAAGATATCACCGAGGATTATTGGGATGAGATGATGGACGTGAATTTGAAAGGTGTATTTTTCTGCTGTCAGGCTGCTGGCCGCATCATGCTGGAGCAGGGGTACGGAAAAATCATTAACGTCAGCTCCCAGGTGAGTGTCGTTGGGATTACGGAAGGGGCTGCCTATTGCGCCTCCAAAGGCGGTGTGAATCAGCTGACAAAGGTGCTGGCGCTGGAGTGGTCCAGCCGTGGCGTGAACATCAATGCCGTCGGTCCTACGTTCATCCATACGCCGGGAACAGCCGAGCGACTGGACTCCCCCGATTTCCGCGACGGTGTCCTGGCACGGATCCCGGCAGGGCGGATCGGTACCATTGGCGATGTGGCTGGAGCCGTTATTTATCTCGCCTCCCCGGCATCAGATCTTGTGACAGGCACTTTGCTGCTTGTGGATGGCGGCTGGACGGCACAATAA